AGTATTTGCGCAGCTGCTCCAGGAAGACGAAGGTGAGGACGGTGTGAGGCACCAGGCGGATGGCAGCAGGAACGAAGCCCTGGAAGGGGACGggcaagaaaggagagagaggagggtcAGGCTCTGTCCTGCTTGGGCCTCCCCAGCCAGGATGCTCCGGCACTGAGCAATTCATCCCTCTGGGGGCCGTGGGTGAGGCGGGTGGGTGGAAGAGAAGGGCAGGAGGCAGCTGCGGGGAGCAGAAGGGGCcaggcaggggagcagcagccgGGTCcaaggggaggggcagcaggagggggtgggagaggtGCCGCAGACAGCCAGGGTGCGTGGGGTTCGCAAGGTTGATGAATCCGTCCCCAGGCAAGTCAGCGCTACTGTCAGCATCGCCCAGGCCCAGAGGGAGCCAGTGCCAGGGCCCCCGCCCCTACAGGCCTTTTCATGGGctccaccccccacagcccctcaccCACCCAGCAGGGAGGTCCTGGGACTGCCCTTCCAGACAACCCTGCCCCGGGAGCCATTGAGTCAGCCCAGGGCGAGCCCAAGACACGGAGCAGCCAGCTAGAGCCAGAGCAGGCCCCCGCATCGCCCGCCCCCTGTGCTCCTTTTACCCTacactctgccccccagctcccacgtGAGCACCCTCCTGCTCCCACACTTCTTCCACTCCCTACCGGCTCCCAATGcactccaccccccagcctcaACCCAGTACCTTGTAGAAGGCCAGAGGTCCAAGCCTGGCAGTCTCCACTGCGCAGTGGACAACACCCTGAAACAAAAGAGGGAAATAAGCCAGTTCCCGCCCTGGGAACTGGTCTGGCTCGCAGCTGCCGTGGAGACAGGAGTGTCTGGGCTGAaatctggggcaggggcagctatGGGGAGTGAGGAGTCAGGGATCCAGccatggggcagtggggaggatacacaggcagctggtgagattgtggcagggaagggggtgggggtgaacataagaatggccatactgggtcagaccaaaggtccatccagcccagtatcctgtctgccgacagtggccaatgccaggtgccccagagggaatgaacctaacaggtaatgatctagtgatctctctcctgccatccatctccaccctctgacaaacagaggctagggacaccattccttacccatcctggctaatagccattaatggacttaactggataaattcatggaggttctcttttaaacgctgttatagtcctagccttcacaacctcctccggcaaggagttccacaggttgactgtgcgctgagtgaagaacaacttccttttatttgttttaaacctgctgccaattaatttcatttggtggcccctagttcttatattatgggagcaagtaaataacttttccttgttcgctttctctacaccactcatgagtttatagacctctatcatatccccccttagtctcctcttttccaagctgaaaagtcctggcctctttaatctctcctcatatgggacccgttccaaacccctaatcattttagttgcccttttctgaaccttttctaatgccagtatatcttttttgagatgaggggaccacatctgtacgcagtattcaagatgcgggcataccatggatttatataagggcaataagatattctccgtcttattctctatcccttttttaatgattcctaacatcccatttgcttttttgactgctgctgcacactgcgtggacgttttcagagaactatccacaatgacgccaagaactttctcctgattagttgtagctaaattagcccccatcatattgtctgtatagttggggttattttttccattgagcattactttacatttatccacattaaatttcatttgccattttgttgcccaatcacttagttttgtgagatttttgaatttcttcacagtctgctttggtctttaactatcttgagcagtttagtatcatctgcaaactttgccaactcactgtttacccctttctccagatcatttacgcataagttgaataggattggtcctagcactgacccttggggaacaccattagttacccctctccattctgaaaatttaccatttattcctaccctttgttccctgtcttttaaccagtctcaatccatgaaaggatcttccctcttatcccatgacaacttaatttacataagagcctttggtgagggaccttgtcaaaggctttctggaaatctaagtacactgggtcccccttgtccacatgtttgttgaccccttcaaagaactctaatagattagtgagacatgatttccctttacagaaaccatgttgacttttccccaacaatttatagtcttctatgtgtctgacaatttttactattgtttcaactaatttcccggtactgacgttagacgtaccggtctgtaattgctgggatcacctctagagccctttttaaatattggcgttacattagctatcttccagtcactgggtacagaagctgatttgaaGGACAGGTTGCAaactatagttaatagttccacaatttcacatttgcgttctttcagaactcttgggtgaatgccacctggtcccggtgacttgttactgttaagtttctcaatgaattccaaaacctcctctagtgacagttcaatctgtgacaattcctcagatttgtcacctacaaaagatggttcaggtttgggaatctccctaacatcctcagccgtgaagacttgaagcaaagaattcatttagcttctctgcgatgactttattgtctttaagtgctccttttgtatctcgatcatccaggggctagtttttggctagctgttcttcaaactcctttttggcttttcttattacatttttacatttaatttggcagtgtttatgctcctttctatttgcctcactaggatttgacttccacttttaaaaagatgccttttttctctctcactgcttcttttacatggttgttaagccacggtggctctttgtTAGTTCTTTTAccgtgtttttttaatttggggtatacatttaagttgagcctctattatggtgtctttgaaaagtgtccatgcagcttgcagggatttcaccccagtcactgtaccttttaatttctgtttaactaacctcctcgtttttgcatagttcccctttctgaaattaaatgccacagcgttgggctgttgaggtgttctgccccccacaggaatgttaaatgttattatattatggtcactatttccaagcggtcctgttatagctacatcttggaccagatcctgcgctccccTCAGGACTactcgagagttgcctctccccttgtgggttcctgtaccagctgctccatttaaagtatcgagaaattttgtctctgcattttgtcctgaggtgacatgtacccagtggtggggaggggcaggacaaATTGTAGTGAGCCAGGGCAGGATTACTCACCCGGTACTCTCCCTGCGAATTCATCAGGCGGGTCTTGAGTACGTCCATGGGCTGACAGAGGAACGTGGCACATCCACCCTGGGGGGAAGGGACAAAGATGGGTCACAGACAGGGAGTCCCTGGGACTGATGGTGCCACCGGCCCTTTCCCTGTGCAGCAGAGGGCAGGTGAACGAGCACAGGAGCTGCCTACATAACCCACCCATGCTAGCAGAGTAGGAGTctcttgttagtctctaaggtgccacaagtcctccttttcttgttgtggatacagacgaacacggctgctactctgaaatcttgctCTCTAGTGGCTGCTCCACATGGGGCTGagagcctactactgctgccaggTAGTGGAGCGGCTCCTTTAGCTCCAGGAATACTATTAGGTCATGCATGTAGTGTGGAAGGTCCCAGGTTCAGATCCCAGCTCTGGGTCACTGATCTGCAGAGGGGAACAGGGAAAGAACCTATAGGCTGTGAACAGAAGAGACCTGCAGGCCTGTGGTGGGGGCTCTCCTCATACCACTGCCTCATTTCACTGGGGCAGGAGCACCGCAGCAGCAgcctgaggctgtggggaagccAGAAGCCCTGTGGGGTGCACGCCAAGCAGGCTAGTGCCTGGCTGCAATTCCCCTGACTAGCACCATcgggcagcccccacccccctgccctgcccccactcacagCGATGAAGCTGGCCAGGAAGTGAGTGAAGATGTTGTCGGAGAGAAACCCAGTCGTGAGAACCAGCTGCTTGGCCTGGTCGTAGCAGGAGAGCTGCAGGTATGGGGGGTGCAGTTAGCGGCTTGGCCCACCCTTCCTCCATGTCTCCTCACGCCCCAGGGGactggctcccccacccccaggaggtgGCGCCCCCAGGGCACAGCCAGTCCCAGCTGCCCCCcagtgcccggggggggggagggttcctaCCTGTCCAACAGTGACCAGGGCCCCTCGGCTCGACGCCATCGTAGCACCTGAGAACAGCTTCTTCAAGCCCTCTGGGGAGGGGAATCAGAGCACTGTTCAGGTGCGTGAATTCGGCCCCAGGCCAGCCGGGAGCTGCCACTCCCAGTCCCATCagtcctgcacccctgccccccaacccccagcagcCACCCTCACCATGGGCTGGGGCTTGTGCAGGGCGGCAGGCCCTGGCTGTGACTCCAGCCCCTAGACTCTCCACCACCCAGCGGGGGAACTCCCCAGGGGCTCCTTCTGAAGGCCGCCCAGCCCCGGCTCTGGCTCCAAGGGACGAGAAGTCACTCACCCTACCACTGGCTCCTTTCAGCCTGCTCTGGCACTCTCCCTCTCCActgcttgtctgtctgtctcttcttcctttctttgAAAACACAACTCCCCTTTCAggctcccccttcccagctgtggGCGAGGGAGTGTTTCATTCCCACCCCTGGAGGGCTCGGGGCTGGTGCCTCTCACTGCAGCGTCTGGTCTGGCCCTTGCTGTGTCAACCCACAGGACAAACCCAAACTGCCCAGAGGGCTGCTATGGCTGCTGCACTTCAGAGGCAGCATCTGGATGAACAATCCCAACCACGCCCCCaacccagcctgccccttggGCCCTGCTCTTCTCCAGCACCTTCTCTACCTGGCCATTtggaccccagccctgcccttggcCTCCAGCCACACCACGACAGGCCTGCTAGCCAGGCTGCCCCTGTTCCCTGCCGGatccagccccacacccagctgccATTTGGCTCCTGACCAAACCAAGCCATTTAGCAGCCCTGGTGTCCCCCAGAAACAATTCCTGCTCTGAGGCTTCACAACACCGGCAGGGGATGCCTCCGATCAGGCCAGAGGAGATGCCAAGCCCCTGTGCCCCCAGGCCTTTGGCAGACTCCTACCCTCACGAAGCACTCGGTACATGCCATCCAAGGCGTGGGAGTAACTGGAGGGACAAGAAGGGAAAGAGGTAAAGCCGTGAACCCTTCCCATCAGCGCTCATCGTCTCCGACACCCTACTCAATGTGTCCAGCGTTGCTGGAAATTCCTGctggaggagcagagctggggtcaCCCAATGCACTGCCCCCCACCCGGCCCCCTCCAGCCAGCAACGGTggtgcttggagcaatgctgccCCCCTGTGGCCACGCCACCTCACTGCAGCTCCCATCCacagagatgggacagggagggcaCAAAGGGAGGGGATCCCCTCAGTGCCACCATGTGAGCAGCCCCTTAGCATCCTATTAGGGACCCTTGctacctccctctccccccatcacaTGCtcgggcggggagggagggacccAAACCAGTTGGTCTCAAGTCCCGGGGGTCCCCCCACTTACTGCACCATCACTCACTTCCGCCTCAAATGCATCGGCTGCTTCATGTCATTCTGCATCCTACAGAGAcagagcagtgggggaggtgaggggagaCAGACCAAGACAGACTGAGCGACCTGCCCCTGTGATCTCCTAAGGCtgagcagcccctggggcagggctctggccccCTTGTTCTGAGCAGGCCCGAGCTCACCCAGCATGCGACTATGACCGGTGCTCCCTGGGGAGATGGGGCCACGTAGAGGGCGTAGCCCTGCACCCATGGGGACGGGGACCTAGCTGGGCTTCTCCACTGCCAGCTCCTGTGATGTCAGGAGGGGCCACCCCCAGGGATCTGGAATCCCTGGCctggggcagccccaggcacGGTTGGGGCAATTCCGGTCCCTCCAGGTGCAGGACGTAGGATCTGCCACGTTGGATCAAGCCACCAGCCCATGGAGTCCACGACAAGCTGAGATGGGGTGCCCCACAACTCCCCCTGCTCAGCGCACCTCCAGCCACATCCCCAGCGAGCAGAGCGTCCAAGACACATGGAACTGACCTGACGTTCACCATGTCTGCCGGGGTCCCCACAAACCCACCAGTGAAACCTGCAACCAGAGAAGATTCAGGGTCAAGGGACTCCTCAAGCCTGGCCACAGCCCACGGCCTGGGCTCCCCGGCCTCTGCTCACCTCCTGCAGCACCAAGCAGCACCTTCTGGTAGAAGGGCAGAGGTCCCTGGGTGCCTTGGCTCAAGCGGTCCCGTGCGGTCTCATAGATGGCAAAGCGGGTCAGGGAGTACGTCATCTGAGGAGAAGAGAGTCAGAGCATGGCCCAAGTGCTGCACTCCAGGGgactccctgccctccccagacAGTCACCTAAGGTGCTGCCCAGCACGTGGCATCGAGCCCGCAAACAGAGCCACAGTTGGCACCGAGcccctggctccagggctgggctgcGGCTCCCCAGCTCCGCCAGAGAGGCTGCCCCCTGGAAAGGGCCAGCATGCTTGCAGCTGCACAACCAAGGGCAGCACCTGGATTTGGGGGGAACGTGTGGGGCCTGAGTAACGGGAGGGGAGTGACCCCTATGGCAGGAAGCTTAGGGACTGGGTAGAGGGTGACCCCCATGGCAGGAGGCACAGGACCTGGGTAACAGGTTGGGGTGTGTGCTCTACAgcgggaggtgcagggccagcatGGGGAGTGCCCCCTCATGGCAGAAGTGGGGCAGATGTGGCCCCTGGCACTCACCTGGCGGCAGAGCGAGGCACTGAGCCCATTGTAGAGCGCCAGAAAGCCATCTGTGCGGATCACGCGCAGCGCCATGCCTGTCATGCGCATCTTCACCTCCTGCTGCGTCTGCAGATGAACCTGGGTCAGGGAGAAAGATGCCAGGGTCAGacccagctcccccagcactgAGCGCACTGTAGGGCTGATCCCTCCATCCACTGAGGAGCCAAGACTGGGACAGCTGCTTGTGACCCTTTCCCTGCACATCGGGGACAATGGTCCTGACCCTTCTTGAGGTTAATCCTTAGCACATGTGCTGGGATGCCTCAGCAAGTGACCACAGCCCCATGAGCTCCCCCACGCGACCGGAGCTTGGGAATCAGCCCCACAGCCCGTCACCTGGAGCAGGGACCATGGCAggcaaggggctggggggatACAAAAGCAAGTTAGAGGGCACCTGTAAGTAGTGAACCCCCCTCCCAGCATGGGGTGCCCCCACGCCACGTCCCAGCTTTCAGCGGCCGCAGCACCTGGCAGCAGGAATCTCCCTAGCGTTTCCAGCGAGAAacactgtctctctttctctgcttgcCCAGCCTGGGGGAAAAGCAGAGCCAGGAGacagacccaggagtcctgaccagTCCCCAGCCCCAGGTAACTGTACATCTTCCACTTTAGTATCAgagggtgtgacaaagtgggactgttcttaatagttcctctgaatagtgtgggggtgcctcagtttcctctatgcagttcttaagtatctaggtggtggggtaagggtgtatgatcattgcggagccctagagggcaggtgtgtgcaggggtctggacacagagaatggccgacaccctgtttcctggcaactgatggcctggcccttccccctgcaaggtgagagctaaagggttggagaataaaggaatcaggtgacctcctggcccgggaaacggacaaagcccagaggaggaggggctggagggagtttcagtttggggctggctgggacatggagtgaagtgcagacgtggttgtctggctcactaccccccaaaatggacccgttctctgcacctgcaagctctgtgttaaaccatgttcctgtcgtctaataaaccttctgttttactggctggctgagagtcccgtctgactgcggagttggggggcaggaccctctggcttccccaggaccccgcctgggtggactcgctgtgggaagcgtacggaggggcagaggaggctgaatgctccgaggtcagacccaggaaggtggaagccgggtgagctgtgtgtcctgaagacaggctgctcccagagaggagacttccccagagtcctgactggcttcatggggagcagttccagagcatcacccggggactctgtgacagagGGCCCCCTGCAAGATGGGGCTCTGTGAGCCAGGGGATCCCCTACACCTATCCAAGCCGCCCATGCCCTCCACAGAGCCCCAGCATACACCAGCGCCTACAGCCTGTGGCCAGGCTGTGCCAAGCCTGGGTCCAAAGTCCTCAGGAGAGAAGATTAACGAGTGCTGGGGACCAGGCTTCACTCGTGGAGTTATGGAGCATGGGCCCTGGAACGCAGCCGGAGAGGCCCAGGAATATGGGGCCTGTGGTGGGGAAGGTGGCACGGGGAATTAGTCCTCCCTCTTCCCTATGCAGGCCTGTGCCCTTGGGATTCCAGCGAGAGCCAGGCAGGTGCTAACCGGGAGCTGCTCTGACAAGGCCAGAGCCCACTGGGATGATGTTGGGGAGCTGGGCAAATGGCCCAGCAATGCAGGAACCAGCCCGAGCCAGGGATTGTGTAGCCGAGAGCAGCCCCCAGAAACACACAGCAGCCAGGCCCCAGCACGGCCTCGGCCCTTACTGGGCAGCCAGTCCCTGGACAGTGCAGCCTGCAGACGCAGCAGTGCTGAGGGACCagctccggggggcgggggcgctaTGGAGCCTCCAAACAGGCAGCTGGGGAGGTCAGAGCCAAccctgctgcctgccaggccagtgggagcccagggggcagagggggtccagggggcgggaggggggttcagggggctggaggcagtggggggcCTAGGAGGGGATCCGGGGAGCAGTGGGGGACCCAGAGGGTTGGGGCAGTGGGGGGTCCCggggagcagagggttggggcagtggggggtcctggggggcagagaagatctgggggacagagggttggggcagTGGGAGatccgggggggcagagggctggagcagTGGGGGGCTCAGGGGGGGTCCCGGGGAAGAtccggggggcagagggctggggcagtgggggtcctggggggggcagaggggatccGGGGGGGCAGAAGGCTGAGGCACTGGGGGGCGGTCcggggggcagagagctggggcagtggggggctggggggggggcagaggggatccggggggcagagagctggggcagtgggggggtcccgggggggcagaggggatccgggggcagagggctggggcactggggggggtgccggggggcagagagctggggcactagggggggtcccgggggggcagaggggatccgggggcagagggctggggcactggggggggtcccgggggggcagaggggatccGGGGgcagaggcactggggggggtcccgggggggcagaggggatccgggggcagagggctggggcactggggggggtcccggggggcagagagctggggcagtggggggctcggggggggcagaggggatccggggggcagagggctggggcactggggggggtcccgggggtgCAGAGGGGAtccgggggcagagggctggggcactggggggggtcccgggggggcagaggggatccgggggcagagggctggggcactggggggcggtccggggggcagagagctggggcacgggggggggtcccgggggggcagaggggatccgggggcagagggctggggcactggggggggtcccgggggtACAGAGGGGAtccgggggcagagggctggggcactggggggggtcccggggggcagagagctggggcagtggggggctcggggggggcagaggggatccggggggcagagggctggggcactggggggggtcccgggggggcagaggggatccgggggcagagggctggggcactggggggggtcccgggggggcaga
The window above is part of the Natator depressus isolate rNatDep1 chromosome 14, rNatDep2.hap1, whole genome shotgun sequence genome. Proteins encoded here:
- the SLC25A10 gene encoding mitochondrial dicarboxylate carrier, which codes for MAERRVSRWYFGGLASCGAACCTHPLDLLKVHLQTQQEVKMRMTGMALRVIRTDGFLALYNGLSASLCRQMTYSLTRFAIYETARDRLSQGTQGPLPFYQKVLLGAAGGFTGGFVGTPADMVNVRMQNDMKQPMHLRRNYSHALDGMYRVLREEGLKKLFSGATMASSRGALVTVGQLSCYDQAKQLVLTTGFLSDNIFTHFLASFIAGGCATFLCQPMDVLKTRLMNSQGEYRGVVHCAVETARLGPLAFYKGFVPAAIRLVPHTVLTFVFLEQLRKYFGIKVLA